One part of the Rothia sp. ZJ932 genome encodes these proteins:
- a CDS encoding FadR/GntR family transcriptional regulator — MHREKSFTQLLEVFERKLRSGELVVGDRLPGERTLAETYGVSRASVREALRVLDAVGLITTGVGSGPKAGSVVVSEPSEALGWALRMHLATSSLPVADVISTRLHLEGPAMVEAAAAPDSLERDAALQRAGSYLDEMDDPQITDERFHFCDTRFHYELAAVGSNLVMKTIIDSLRIATISYVQEAVPHLEDWQAVKRTLQEQHRGILAAVVDRRPQDARARLEEHILWFSRQSLSFARP, encoded by the coding sequence TTGCATAGAGAAAAGTCTTTCACCCAGCTCTTAGAGGTTTTTGAACGTAAGTTGCGCTCGGGTGAGCTGGTGGTGGGTGACCGGCTACCGGGCGAACGAACCCTTGCTGAAACGTACGGGGTGTCTCGCGCGTCCGTTCGTGAGGCTTTGAGGGTGCTCGACGCGGTGGGTCTGATTACCACTGGGGTCGGTTCGGGCCCTAAGGCTGGTTCGGTGGTAGTTTCTGAGCCGTCAGAGGCTTTGGGGTGGGCTTTACGCATGCATCTGGCAACCAGCTCTCTTCCTGTTGCCGATGTGATTAGCACCCGTCTGCATTTGGAAGGGCCTGCGATGGTTGAGGCAGCGGCGGCACCCGACAGTTTAGAGCGCGACGCAGCGTTGCAACGGGCTGGGAGTTACCTCGATGAAATGGACGACCCTCAAATCACCGATGAGCGCTTTCACTTTTGTGACACTCGTTTTCACTATGAGTTGGCTGCGGTCGGTAGCAATCTGGTGATGAAAACTATCATCGATTCTCTGCGTATTGCCACCATCAGCTATGTGCAAGAGGCTGTGCCCCATCTCGAAGACTGGCAGGCTGTTAAACGTACCCTACAAGAGCAGCACCGCGGCATTCTGGCAGCCGTTGTAGACCGTCGACCTCAGGACGCGCGCGCCCGCTTAGAGGAGCACATCCTGTGGTTCTCTCGGCAGTCGCTCAGCTTCGCTAGACCTTAG
- a CDS encoding TetR/AcrR family transcriptional regulator, whose amino-acid sequence MPQKPPVDKRRARSAASRKAILDAAESIVRAKGIDAFTTKTLVAKSGLSERTIFNHFDNLDQILVTRISEYLAPLASPDTNTPYPVLPPESVRELPDLIEATFIEALETPRVQKALDQFFSLALAVATRSEDLLAEQMLKTLATVAQQNINTTHERHPHLSLEQRFDVALYVNNLTYSLVIGFSKGVEVLGHQGITNPTTSQLLPYFKWAIEQVSAGKPSLAPQNF is encoded by the coding sequence ATGCCGCAGAAACCACCCGTCGATAAAAGACGCGCCCGCTCAGCAGCTTCACGCAAAGCAATCTTGGACGCTGCTGAGTCAATCGTGCGTGCCAAGGGTATCGATGCCTTCACCACTAAAACCCTTGTCGCCAAATCAGGGCTATCAGAACGAACCATCTTCAATCACTTTGATAACCTCGATCAAATTCTGGTCACCCGCATCTCTGAATACCTAGCCCCCCTTGCATCCCCCGATACCAACACTCCGTACCCCGTGCTGCCACCCGAAAGCGTCCGCGAACTGCCAGATCTCATTGAAGCCACTTTTATTGAGGCGTTAGAGACGCCCCGTGTGCAAAAAGCGCTCGACCAGTTTTTCTCCCTCGCCCTTGCCGTGGCAACCCGCAGCGAAGATTTACTGGCAGAGCAGATGCTCAAAACCTTAGCTACGGTGGCTCAGCAGAACATCAATACCACTCACGAGAGGCACCCCCATCTCAGTCTTGAACAACGTTTTGATGTAGCTCTTTATGTCAATAACCTCACCTATTCCTTGGTAATTGGTTTCAGCAAGGGTGTAGAAGTGCTCGGTCATCAGGGCATTACTAATCCGACGACCTCTCAGCTTTTGCCCTATTTCAAATGGGCAATTGAACAAGTGAGTGCGGGTAAGCCCTCCCTTGCTCCTCAAAATTTTTAG
- a CDS encoding L-lactate permease, which translates to MNTFTAQTDAVGGSLALSALVATLPLLAFFIMLLGVKARAHTSAIISLAVAILVAVFGFKMPLDLSLMSAVRGGIYGLFPIVWVILMAIWFYQVTVVSGRFEDLRRTFDRIGGGDLRIQAILIAFCFGGLLEALAGFGAPVAITATMILALGVKPLKAATTVLIANTAPVAFGAVAIPITTAGEIGGRDAVDIAAIVGHQAPFLAFFVPFILLWILDGVRGLKDAWVPAAVIGFSFAVAQWWASVYFAYQLTDVVACIVSLGAAVAFLQVWKPKGIAGVRERYGLPAELPAADHELTGMRIWMALMPYAVVVIIFGVANLYQPLVTWLKTTAPKIPMPLLKDRLLNDAGEPIKSVYSFAWLGNPGTYLLIAGLIVTVIYLIFNEKGRYAFTFGDAIKEIFTTAYRMRWTALTIACVLALAYVMNYSGQTVAIGEYVASLGTIYALLAPVLGWVGTAVTGSDTSANALFGKLQVTAAENLQANGIEGASPELMLAANTTGGVVGKMISPQSLAIAATSVQMEGKESEIFKSVLPWSFILLAAVCVLVFLQSNILHWMVAL; encoded by the coding sequence ATGAACACCTTTACCGCCCAAACCGACGCCGTCGGGGGCTCACTGGCGCTCAGCGCGCTCGTGGCAACATTGCCACTTCTCGCATTCTTTATTATGTTGCTGGGTGTCAAGGCTCGTGCCCACACCTCTGCAATCATTTCACTGGCTGTTGCCATCCTCGTAGCAGTTTTCGGTTTCAAGATGCCCCTCGATCTCAGCCTCATGTCAGCCGTTCGCGGTGGCATCTACGGTCTGTTCCCCATCGTGTGGGTTATTCTCATGGCAATCTGGTTCTACCAGGTCACCGTAGTTTCTGGTCGTTTTGAAGACCTGCGCCGTACCTTTGATCGCATCGGTGGCGGCGACCTGCGCATCCAGGCAATTCTGATCGCCTTCTGCTTCGGTGGCCTGCTTGAAGCACTCGCCGGTTTTGGCGCTCCCGTCGCTATTACCGCAACCATGATCCTGGCACTCGGTGTGAAGCCTTTGAAGGCTGCAACCACCGTGCTGATTGCTAACACCGCCCCCGTTGCTTTCGGCGCTGTGGCTATCCCGATTACCACTGCGGGTGAAATTGGTGGACGCGACGCTGTCGACATCGCCGCTATTGTTGGCCATCAGGCTCCCTTCTTGGCTTTCTTTGTTCCCTTCATTCTGCTGTGGATCCTCGACGGTGTACGCGGCCTTAAGGATGCGTGGGTACCGGCTGCTGTTATCGGCTTCTCCTTCGCGGTAGCTCAGTGGTGGGCATCAGTTTACTTCGCTTACCAGCTGACCGACGTTGTGGCTTGTATTGTTTCTCTCGGTGCCGCTGTTGCCTTCTTGCAGGTCTGGAAGCCCAAGGGTATCGCCGGTGTTCGCGAGCGCTACGGTCTGCCCGCTGAGCTGCCCGCAGCTGATCACGAGCTGACCGGTATGCGTATCTGGATGGCTCTGATGCCCTACGCAGTTGTTGTGATTATCTTCGGTGTGGCTAACCTCTATCAGCCCTTGGTGACTTGGCTCAAGACCACTGCCCCCAAGATTCCTATGCCACTGCTCAAGGATCGTTTGCTCAACGATGCAGGCGAACCCATCAAGAGCGTTTACTCTTTCGCGTGGTTGGGCAACCCCGGTACCTACCTGCTGATTGCTGGTTTGATCGTGACCGTGATTTACCTAATCTTCAACGAAAAGGGTCGTTACGCTTTCACTTTCGGTGATGCTATCAAGGAAATTTTCACCACCGCTTACCGTATGCGCTGGACTGCTCTGACTATCGCCTGTGTTTTGGCTCTTGCCTACGTCATGAACTACTCAGGTCAGACCGTGGCTATTGGTGAGTATGTTGCATCGCTGGGCACCATTTACGCCCTGCTGGCACCTGTTCTGGGTTGGGTTGGTACCGCGGTAACCGGTTCTGACACTTCAGCGAACGCTCTGTTCGGCAAGCTGCAGGTAACTGCTGCTGAGAACCTGCAGGCTAACGGCATCGAGGGTGCCTCCCCCGAGCTTATGCTGGCTGCTAACACCACCGGTGGTGTGGTTGGTAAGATGATCTCACCCCAGTCATTGGCTATTGCTGCTACCTCCGTTCAGATGGAGGGCAAGGAGTCAGAGATCTTCAAGTCAGTTCTGCCCTGGTCTTTCATTCTGCTGGCTGCTGTCTGTGTTCTTGTCTTCTTGCAGAGCAACATTCTGCACTGGATGGTTGCACTGTAA
- the purD gene encoding phosphoribosylamine--glycine ligase, translating into MKVLVLGPGGREHAIIRALQADATVTEVHSAPGNAGIAQDVTVHAIDANDPAAARALAQELSADLVVVGPEAPLVAGVSDALREAGFAVFGPSKAAAALEGSKAFAKEVMAQAQVPTAMAKVATNAQEAADALDTFGAPYVVKDDGLAAGKGVVVTEDRQVALDHAESCFTAGGTVVIEEYLDGPEVSLFVLSDGTNVVPLSPAQDFKRIFDNDEGPNTGGMGSYTPLPWLPEGFVEDVVERVARPTITEMARRGAPFVGVLYCGLAVTSRGIRVIEFNARFGDPETQAVLARLRTGLGQLLLAAARGELSEDTALDWDPRTAVDVVMAAENYPDTPRKGDAISGLDAANALNGIHVAHAGTAEKNGDIVTAGGRVLAVVALGDDLADARSRAYDGVELISWTGAQYRSDIALVAAENRIKIPVQGA; encoded by the coding sequence ATGAAGGTTTTGGTACTTGGCCCTGGTGGGCGTGAACACGCAATTATTCGAGCGCTACAGGCAGATGCGACGGTCACCGAAGTACACAGTGCCCCCGGTAATGCGGGTATTGCACAGGACGTTACCGTGCATGCCATTGACGCAAATGACCCTGCTGCCGCAAGGGCTCTTGCTCAGGAACTGAGCGCTGATTTAGTGGTTGTGGGTCCTGAAGCTCCTCTGGTTGCCGGTGTGTCTGATGCCCTACGTGAGGCTGGGTTCGCTGTCTTTGGCCCGTCTAAGGCTGCAGCTGCTCTCGAAGGTTCCAAGGCGTTCGCTAAAGAGGTCATGGCTCAGGCACAGGTGCCCACCGCTATGGCTAAGGTTGCTACCAATGCTCAAGAAGCTGCCGATGCCTTAGACACCTTCGGTGCTCCCTACGTCGTCAAAGATGATGGTCTTGCTGCGGGTAAGGGTGTTGTGGTCACCGAAGACCGCCAAGTAGCCCTTGATCACGCTGAATCATGCTTCACCGCAGGTGGCACCGTGGTTATCGAAGAATACCTCGACGGTCCTGAAGTCTCCCTCTTTGTTCTCTCCGACGGCACCAACGTGGTGCCTCTGTCACCCGCCCAAGACTTCAAACGCATCTTCGATAACGACGAAGGTCCCAATACCGGTGGCATGGGTTCTTACACCCCCTTGCCTTGGCTGCCCGAAGGCTTCGTAGAGGACGTTGTTGAGCGCGTTGCTCGCCCCACCATCACTGAAATGGCACGCCGAGGCGCCCCCTTCGTGGGCGTGCTCTACTGCGGTCTGGCAGTAACTTCCCGCGGCATCCGCGTCATTGAGTTCAACGCTCGTTTCGGAGACCCCGAAACTCAGGCGGTGCTGGCACGTCTGCGTACCGGTTTGGGTCAGCTGCTGCTGGCGGCTGCTCGCGGTGAACTTTCAGAAGATACCGCTCTTGACTGGGATCCTCGTACCGCAGTGGATGTTGTCATGGCAGCAGAAAATTACCCCGATACCCCGCGTAAGGGTGATGCTATTAGCGGGCTTGACGCCGCCAATGCCCTGAACGGTATTCACGTTGCCCATGCCGGCACCGCAGAAAAGAATGGCGACATCGTAACTGCGGGCGGGCGCGTCCTTGCCGTTGTTGCCCTCGGTGATGATTTGGCGGACGCGCGTTCCCGCGCCTACGACGGTGTTGAGCTGATCAGCTGGACTGGTGCTCAGTATCGCTCAGATATCGCTCTTGTCGCAGCAGAAAATCGCATTAAGATTCCGGTGCAAGGCGCATAG
- a CDS encoding asparaginase, protein MQTFTLENAAELAVIERSGFVESRHAGAVVVLDRDGAVLFSAGDIDSPIFARSALKPFQTIASMNAGAELQGAQIALASGSHTGSFEHMKVAQGILEEAGLSADALQNPAAWPQHEQSFHALVQAGHGKQKLAFNCSGKHAAFLWGCVKSGWSVEDYLSVDHPLQQLVAETIEHFVGEPIACTGIDGCGAPTAAISLTGLARGYSVLGASVENIKADARVATVATAMVDYPEFVQGEGQPVTALSEQLDAVVKNGAEGVLALGLRSGVAVAVKVLDGSSRVVALAAVRALVKAGELDGARAEEILGLVMRPITGGGQPVGLIRGGEAFTGGESS, encoded by the coding sequence ATGCAGACTTTTACCCTTGAAAATGCGGCGGAACTTGCGGTTATTGAGCGCAGCGGTTTTGTTGAATCTCGCCATGCCGGTGCGGTAGTGGTACTTGATAGAGATGGCGCGGTGCTCTTTTCAGCAGGAGATATTGACTCCCCGATTTTTGCCCGTTCAGCGCTTAAACCTTTTCAAACGATTGCTTCGATGAATGCCGGTGCTGAGTTGCAGGGGGCGCAGATTGCTCTGGCTTCTGGGTCGCACACCGGGTCTTTTGAGCATATGAAGGTTGCCCAGGGCATTCTTGAAGAGGCTGGTTTGAGTGCCGATGCTCTGCAGAATCCCGCTGCGTGGCCTCAGCATGAGCAGAGTTTTCATGCGCTGGTGCAGGCTGGTCACGGCAAGCAAAAGTTAGCGTTCAACTGTTCGGGTAAGCACGCAGCTTTCTTGTGGGGATGCGTAAAATCTGGGTGGTCTGTTGAGGATTATCTGTCGGTTGACCATCCGCTTCAGCAGCTGGTTGCTGAAACCATTGAGCATTTTGTGGGTGAGCCGATTGCTTGTACCGGGATTGACGGATGCGGGGCGCCCACGGCGGCAATTTCACTAACAGGGTTGGCACGCGGTTACTCAGTTTTGGGTGCGAGCGTTGAAAACATTAAGGCGGACGCGCGGGTTGCTACCGTTGCTACCGCGATGGTTGATTACCCGGAGTTCGTACAGGGTGAGGGTCAGCCGGTAACGGCGCTCAGTGAACAGCTTGATGCGGTGGTCAAAAATGGTGCTGAGGGTGTTTTGGCGTTGGGTTTGCGTTCCGGTGTTGCGGTAGCAGTCAAGGTTCTTGATGGGTCGTCGCGGGTAGTTGCCCTGGCTGCGGTCCGCGCTTTGGTGAAGGCTGGGGAGCTTGATGGGGCTCGCGCTGAGGAGATTTTGGGGCTTGTCATGCGCCCGATTACCGGTGGTGGTCAGCCCGTGGGATTGATTCGTGGCGGGGAGGCTTTTACCGGTGGTGAGTCTAGCTAA
- a CDS encoding type II toxin-antitoxin system Phd/YefM family antitoxin — protein MSEMTISEARSSLGEAVDTARIECEPLYLTRHGKRVTANNDEAMLEHLLETAEELADLRAAQETQERIAQGDEELIPWEDVKKDLGL, from the coding sequence ATGAGTGAAATGACTATCAGCGAAGCGCGTTCTAGTCTGGGTGAGGCTGTAGACACCGCGCGCATAGAATGTGAACCGCTCTACCTTACCCGGCACGGAAAGCGGGTTACAGCAAACAACGATGAAGCAATGCTTGAGCACCTGCTAGAGACCGCAGAAGAGCTAGCCGATCTACGCGCAGCACAAGAAACACAAGAACGTATTGCTCAAGGAGACGAGGAACTTATTCCCTGGGAAGACGTCAAGAAAGATTTAGGCCTTTAG
- a CDS encoding MMPL family transporter: MAHFLYKIGDFAAHRAWAVIAIWALILAGLGGAYTAFKGEMSDEISIPGTEAQSVQEQLQEVFNMNANAANGKVIVQTEDGTAFTDAQRQAVADAAASAQEVEGVDSVLNPFTALTQIEEGKAQLDEARNQLNAGSTEVEQGRQKLDAAQARIDDTRARFKANQAPQEAWDEFNANAQRLEENRKQLEDTQRQLDESQNQVNEARSQLEASAAPPEAFAELDARQAEIDGGRAQLESGWEQFRAGEAELNAGREQLENFTPTEQMWAELEAGQAEVKAGREQLEAGAAEAEAGAAEIERNTALLEMNSNAVMVNDNNSTAVVGVTFEQEVGSVSEQTLTDARVPFDSLDDARLKVTYDQNMNSVVPQMNLAGEIIGIAVAFVILVLMLGSLVAAGLPILMALVGVGASVLGTMALSGVIDMTSTTPMLGTMLGLAVGIDYTLFILNRHRNNLAQGMPLHRSIAMAVGTSGSAVVFAGITVMIALIALNVVGISFLSTMGNAAAFAVFMGVAVAITLAPAVLSLVGSRIVSGKRWAEIQRHNNQRNSFNDQDAVEAKAAAHARDEKATGWLKTILRAPWVTIAASVALLALIAAPVTALRLGLPDATSEKQDSAAYRAYTTMAAEFGEGVNGPIIAAADLPEGTTAEQAQELQVSIGQTLGEQENVDAVIPAMIAKDNSMLLYQITPVEGPSAESTENLVHSLRELSVPTNNGDISFGVTGQAAMAIDISENLFSVLPVYVAIVMGLSLLVLVLVFRSILVPLTASVGFLFSLLAALGATTAVFQWGFGGALFGVHTPGPILSFLPILLVGILFGLAMDYQVFLVSGMREAYAHGRDATVAVTVGYNHNAKVVVAAALIMIGVFVGFVFSGEAMIASIGFALAAGVLFDAFVVRMTLIPALMHLLGEKAWWFPEWLDKLLPDLDVEGTKLEEQMTAAPHDAARSTAKPSLDKQGANKQSADEKTTRVSVQGDAVQAPRTGEEPAGHQLSSGESAMPAPTLIPPPASSDLPSVAAASTALPASSTDLAASVNLIGFEQTPPTQGEDAPAPEAKPVGLLDAAELMKYATYETTDTPASREDGSGSQRA; this comes from the coding sequence ATGGCACATTTTTTGTATAAAATCGGCGATTTCGCAGCGCACCGTGCCTGGGCAGTCATCGCTATCTGGGCGCTTATTCTCGCCGGTCTTGGCGGTGCGTACACCGCCTTCAAGGGCGAGATGAGCGACGAAATCTCTATTCCCGGTACTGAGGCACAAAGCGTTCAAGAGCAGCTCCAAGAGGTGTTCAACATGAACGCCAACGCGGCGAACGGTAAGGTCATCGTTCAGACCGAAGACGGCACTGCCTTCACTGACGCTCAACGTCAAGCAGTTGCCGATGCGGCTGCCTCAGCGCAGGAAGTTGAGGGCGTTGACTCCGTGCTCAACCCCTTTACCGCCCTCACCCAGATTGAAGAGGGCAAGGCACAGCTTGATGAGGCACGCAATCAGCTCAACGCCGGCTCTACTGAGGTAGAGCAGGGCAGGCAGAAACTCGACGCTGCGCAGGCACGGATTGATGACACCCGCGCCCGTTTTAAGGCGAACCAGGCACCGCAAGAAGCCTGGGACGAGTTCAACGCTAACGCTCAGCGACTTGAAGAAAACCGTAAGCAGCTAGAAGACACTCAGCGTCAACTTGACGAAAGTCAGAACCAGGTAAATGAGGCGCGAAGCCAGCTTGAAGCGTCAGCTGCCCCGCCGGAGGCTTTCGCCGAACTTGATGCACGCCAAGCTGAGATTGATGGCGGACGCGCCCAGCTTGAATCGGGGTGGGAGCAGTTTCGTGCCGGTGAAGCTGAGCTCAATGCGGGCAGAGAACAGTTAGAGAACTTCACTCCCACTGAGCAGATGTGGGCTGAGCTTGAAGCTGGTCAGGCTGAGGTGAAAGCCGGTCGCGAGCAGCTTGAGGCTGGAGCAGCTGAGGCTGAGGCTGGTGCTGCCGAGATTGAACGTAACACTGCCCTGTTAGAGATGAACTCCAATGCAGTGATGGTCAATGACAATAATTCAACGGCTGTGGTGGGGGTGACCTTTGAGCAGGAGGTCGGCTCCGTGTCTGAGCAGACCCTGACCGATGCGCGCGTTCCCTTTGATTCTTTGGATGATGCAAGGTTGAAGGTTACCTATGACCAGAACATGAACTCTGTTGTGCCGCAGATGAACCTCGCCGGTGAAATCATTGGTATCGCTGTTGCGTTCGTTATTTTGGTCTTGATGTTGGGCTCGTTAGTGGCAGCTGGGTTACCGATTCTTATGGCTCTGGTGGGTGTGGGCGCGTCCGTGCTGGGCACGATGGCGCTCTCTGGCGTTATTGATATGACCTCAACAACCCCCATGCTGGGCACCATGCTGGGCTTGGCTGTGGGTATTGATTACACCCTCTTTATTCTCAACCGCCACCGCAATAACTTAGCTCAGGGCATGCCCCTGCACCGCTCTATTGCTATGGCTGTGGGCACATCAGGCAGCGCGGTTGTCTTTGCGGGCATTACCGTGATGATTGCGCTCATTGCGCTGAATGTGGTGGGTATTTCCTTCCTCTCTACTATGGGCAATGCTGCCGCTTTCGCGGTCTTCATGGGTGTTGCGGTAGCTATTACTCTGGCACCTGCTGTGCTGTCGCTGGTGGGTTCTCGTATTGTCAGCGGTAAGCGGTGGGCTGAGATTCAGCGTCATAACAACCAGCGCAATAGTTTCAATGACCAGGACGCAGTCGAGGCGAAAGCTGCTGCCCATGCACGCGATGAAAAGGCTACGGGCTGGCTCAAGACGATTCTGCGCGCACCGTGGGTCACTATCGCCGCGTCCGTCGCGCTTTTGGCTCTGATTGCTGCCCCGGTGACTGCCCTGCGTTTGGGTTTACCCGACGCCACCAGCGAAAAGCAGGACTCAGCAGCCTACCGGGCGTACACCACTATGGCAGCTGAATTTGGTGAGGGCGTCAATGGTCCCATCATCGCAGCAGCTGACCTGCCCGAGGGCACCACCGCTGAACAGGCTCAAGAGCTGCAAGTCAGTATCGGTCAGACCCTCGGCGAGCAAGAAAACGTAGACGCTGTTATTCCGGCAATGATTGCTAAAGACAACTCCATGTTGCTCTACCAGATTACCCCGGTGGAGGGTCCCAGCGCCGAGTCCACCGAAAACCTGGTACACAGCCTGCGCGAGCTAAGCGTCCCTACCAATAACGGTGATATTAGCTTCGGTGTGACCGGTCAGGCGGCGATGGCAATCGACATTTCAGAGAACCTCTTCAGTGTTCTGCCCGTCTACGTCGCCATTGTTATGGGACTTTCCCTACTGGTTCTGGTGCTGGTCTTCCGTTCAATTCTGGTTCCGCTCACTGCCAGTGTGGGCTTCCTCTTCTCGCTGCTGGCGGCGCTCGGTGCTACCACCGCCGTCTTCCAGTGGGGCTTCGGCGGCGCGCTCTTTGGTGTACACACCCCCGGCCCGATTCTGAGCTTCCTCCCTATCTTGTTGGTGGGTATCCTCTTTGGGTTGGCGATGGACTACCAAGTGTTCTTAGTATCAGGTATGCGCGAAGCGTACGCCCACGGACGCGATGCAACGGTGGCTGTAACGGTTGGTTACAACCACAACGCTAAGGTAGTGGTGGCAGCAGCGCTGATTATGATTGGCGTCTTTGTGGGCTTCGTCTTCTCGGGTGAAGCGATGATCGCGTCTATCGGTTTCGCGCTGGCAGCCGGTGTTCTCTTCGACGCATTCGTTGTTCGCATGACGTTGATTCCCGCCCTCATGCATCTGCTGGGCGAGAAGGCATGGTGGTTCCCGGAATGGCTCGATAAGCTACTGCCCGATCTCGACGTTGAGGGCACCAAGCTCGAAGAGCAGATGACGGCAGCTCCTCATGACGCCGCCCGGAGCACAGCGAAGCCGAGTTTAGACAAACAGGGCGCAAACAAGCAGAGCGCCGATGAGAAGACAACTCGGGTTTCAGTGCAGGGTGACGCCGTACAGGCACCGCGCACCGGTGAAGAACCTGCGGGGCATCAGCTATCGAGTGGCGAGTCAGCGATGCCAGCTCCTACCCTGATACCACCGCCTGCTTCATCTGATCTACCCTCGGTGGCGGCAGCGTCAACGGCTCTGCCTGCGTCCTCTACTGATTTGGCGGCATCGGTCAACCTCATTGGTTTTGAGCAGACACCGCCGACGCAGGGCGAGGATGCGCCTGCCCCTGAGGCTAAGCCGGTGGGTTTGCTCGATGCGGCGGAACTCATGAAGTACGCAACCTACGAGACAACCGATACGCCAGCTTCACGCGAGGACGGCTCAGGTTCTCAACGGGCATAG
- a CDS encoding sterol carrier family protein, which translates to MAIKRKVSTDEGIAAVHAVRSALKQDDAREQFAALSRSVRATAVRFLLEELATLAPGNSVEVRVPPYGVTQCIAGPRHTRGTPPNVVETDAFTWCCLALGFESWQDASASVLASGLRSDISEYLPVL; encoded by the coding sequence ATGGCTATTAAGCGCAAGGTTTCTACCGACGAGGGTATTGCCGCGGTTCATGCGGTGCGTTCTGCTTTGAAACAGGATGACGCGCGGGAGCAGTTTGCTGCGCTGTCGCGTTCTGTGCGGGCTACTGCTGTGCGGTTTTTGTTGGAGGAGTTAGCCACTCTTGCTCCGGGTAATTCGGTGGAGGTGCGCGTGCCGCCCTACGGGGTGACACAGTGTATTGCTGGGCCGCGGCATACCCGCGGTACTCCCCCGAATGTCGTTGAGACGGACGCTTTCACCTGGTGCTGTCTGGCGCTGGGGTTTGAGTCGTGGCAGGACGCGAGCGCCTCCGTCTTAGCCTCAGGTCTGCGTAGCGATATCAGCGAGTATTTGCCGGTTCTGTAG
- a CDS encoding phosphoribosylaminoimidazolesuccinocarboxamide synthase — translation MVSSTTPLSIPGWKHNYSGKVRDLYVPNDERFEATGTVVNDDAELRAGSVMVVASDRISAFDKVLPTVIPDKGKILTQMSLWWFDQLDGVPNHVLSTDVPEEVAGRAMICRSLNMFPIECIVRGYLTGAGLAEYKKTGELYGHQLPEGLLDGSRLETPFFTPTGKAEVGEHDEPISYEEMYQQVGESMGDRLTELSIYVYSTAEKIAREQGIILADTKVEFGLDSYRGEITLGDEVLTPDSSRFWDASTWEPGKPQASFDKQFIRDWLKSDASGWDGVSELPEAPTEIIEKTRARYIEAFERLTGSEFKG, via the coding sequence ATGGTTTCATCAACTACCCCCCTCAGCATTCCCGGGTGGAAGCATAATTACTCTGGCAAAGTACGCGACTTGTACGTACCCAATGACGAGCGTTTCGAAGCAACAGGCACTGTTGTTAACGATGATGCGGAGCTGCGTGCAGGCTCGGTCATGGTGGTTGCCTCTGATCGCATTAGCGCTTTCGATAAGGTTCTGCCCACGGTTATTCCTGATAAGGGCAAGATTTTGACCCAGATGTCGCTGTGGTGGTTTGACCAGCTCGACGGTGTACCTAACCACGTGCTGTCCACCGATGTGCCCGAAGAGGTCGCTGGGCGCGCGATGATTTGCCGTTCATTGAATATGTTCCCCATTGAGTGCATTGTGCGTGGCTATCTCACAGGGGCGGGTTTGGCAGAGTATAAAAAGACCGGTGAATTGTACGGTCACCAATTGCCTGAAGGTCTGCTGGACGGTTCGCGTCTGGAAACTCCGTTTTTCACCCCCACCGGCAAGGCAGAGGTGGGCGAACATGATGAACCCATCAGCTATGAAGAAATGTACCAGCAGGTGGGTGAGTCGATGGGTGATCGCCTGACCGAGCTAAGCATCTACGTGTACTCCACTGCCGAGAAGATTGCCCGCGAACAGGGTATCATTCTTGCCGATACCAAAGTTGAATTTGGTTTGGATTCTTACCGCGGTGAAATCACCCTGGGCGATGAGGTTTTAACCCCCGATTCCTCCCGTTTCTGGGACGCTTCTACCTGGGAGCCGGGCAAACCCCAGGCGAGCTTTGACAAGCAGTTTATTCGCGACTGGTTGAAGTCAGACGCTTCGGGCTGGGACGGCGTATCAGAACTACCCGAAGCACCCACCGAAATTATCGAAAAAACCCGCGCCCGTTACATTGAGGCTTTCGAGCGCCTGACCGGTAGCGAGTTCAAAGGCTAA